In one Chryseobacterium camelliae genomic region, the following are encoded:
- a CDS encoding DUF6263 family protein, whose product MKNVAALALISTIALVSCNKKETATITKVDPKTGKTVTVEVPADSVVKVEANPAIKDSLGIFKQSFKLEKGKTYPLTTYQRDVKTMTDPQGKSITATSESTDEMNFVVNDIKGNVYDMTLNLVAKRNSQSAQGKTLVVDTKLPEPKEEDLKMLWIVNKALTSNKLNVKMDTKGTVISITGFEPIYTKVSNAVGAIVKDASQKAGVTANLKESFNEKILKDQLSKNLNLIPKKGVKIGEKWANSENADPNGKVKVTSNYTLKSAGNGIVEVSITGGIPKKTEKQAQGPITHSMSSELVQNGTIKFDQNTGWIANQNINVKTSQIETISDGKQSQSMKSISNSSVMVNPSK is encoded by the coding sequence ATGAAAAACGTAGCAGCATTAGCGCTAATTTCAACTATAGCACTAGTTTCTTGTAATAAAAAAGAAACCGCAACCATCACAAAAGTAGATCCAAAAACAGGTAAAACGGTTACTGTAGAAGTTCCTGCTGATTCTGTGGTAAAAGTGGAAGCCAACCCTGCGATTAAAGATTCGTTAGGAATCTTCAAACAATCTTTTAAACTGGAAAAAGGGAAAACGTATCCGCTTACCACTTACCAAAGGGATGTAAAGACGATGACCGACCCACAAGGAAAGTCTATCACTGCAACCAGTGAATCTACCGATGAAATGAATTTTGTTGTGAATGATATCAAAGGAAATGTATACGACATGACTTTAAATCTTGTGGCTAAAAGAAATTCCCAGTCGGCGCAAGGTAAAACATTGGTTGTAGACACCAAACTTCCTGAGCCTAAAGAAGAAGATCTTAAAATGCTTTGGATCGTCAACAAAGCTCTTACCAGCAATAAGCTGAATGTAAAAATGGACACCAAAGGAACCGTGATTTCAATTACAGGTTTTGAACCTATCTACACCAAAGTTTCTAATGCAGTCGGAGCTATTGTAAAAGATGCAAGTCAGAAAGCAGGGGTAACAGCAAATTTAAAGGAAAGCTTTAATGAAAAGATCTTAAAAGACCAGCTTTCCAAAAATCTGAATCTTATTCCTAAAAAAGGAGTGAAAATTGGTGAAAAATGGGCAAACAGCGAAAATGCAGATCCAAATGGTAAAGTAAAAGTAACATCCAATTACACGCTAAAAAGCGCTGGAAACGGTATCGTAGAAGTTTCTATCACCGGAGGAATTCCTAAAAAAACGGAAAAGCAGGCTCAAGGTCCTATTACGCATAGCATGAGCAGCGAACTTGTTCAGAACGGAACAATTAAGTTCGATCAAAACACAGGATGGATTGCCAATCAGAATATCAATGTAAAAACATCACAGATTGAAACGATTTCCGACGGTAAACAGTCTCAATCTATGAAAAGTATTTCAAACTCTTCTGTAATGGTAAATCCTTCTAAATAA
- a CDS encoding glycosyl transferase family 1 → MEQKKILIITYYWPPAGGPGVQRWLKFAKYLPDFGWKPIVYTPENPSYPLLDESLLKDIPEHLEIVKTKIWEPYQLAEKLNKSNKKFKAGQFDVGKNQSWKSKLSIWVRGNFFIPDARVFWVKPSVEFLEQYLKENKIDVVVTSGPPHSLHLIGLGLKKKLPHLKWIADFRDPWTEISYYKHLKLTKSSDKKHRQLESDVFKTADITLATSYTDAENFRQNGANAVCITNGFDVELNVKSLNREDVQSSVETSTTQQLNNSTSTQLNNTTKFTLSYIGVLEQLRNPENLWKALDDLVKTNSDFAENFILKFAGRVDDKILYEIENSGLQKHISNLGYLSHDKAIEEMANSSLLLITNFPNESSKGIIPGKIFEYLATGKQIISFGPNEADVSKILDETRAGKHFSYKDSESIKTFILEKFELWKNGNLSENTQNIEQFSRKNLTKKLAEILN, encoded by the coding sequence ATGGAACAGAAAAAAATATTGATCATCACCTATTACTGGCCTCCTGCGGGAGGTCCCGGTGTTCAAAGGTGGCTGAAGTTTGCAAAATATTTACCCGATTTTGGATGGAAACCTATCGTTTACACTCCGGAAAATCCGAGTTATCCTTTACTGGATGAAAGCTTATTAAAAGACATTCCTGAGCATCTTGAAATTGTAAAGACAAAGATCTGGGAACCTTATCAACTGGCTGAAAAATTAAATAAAAGCAATAAAAAATTCAAAGCCGGACAGTTTGATGTGGGTAAAAACCAAAGCTGGAAATCAAAACTTTCAATCTGGGTAAGAGGAAATTTTTTCATTCCCGATGCGCGAGTTTTTTGGGTAAAACCTTCAGTAGAGTTCCTTGAACAGTATTTAAAAGAAAATAAAATCGATGTGGTCGTTACTTCAGGACCGCCACATTCTTTGCACCTGATAGGTTTAGGTCTAAAGAAAAAGCTTCCCCACTTAAAATGGATTGCCGATTTCCGTGATCCATGGACTGAGATTTCTTATTATAAACATTTAAAACTTACTAAAAGTTCAGATAAAAAACACCGTCAATTAGAAAGTGATGTTTTCAAAACTGCCGATATTACCCTGGCTACAAGCTATACCGACGCTGAAAATTTCAGACAAAACGGAGCCAATGCGGTTTGTATTACCAACGGATTTGATGTGGAATTAAATGTGAAGTCGTTGAATCGTGAAGATGTTCAATCGTCTGTTGAAACCTCAACGACTCAACAACTCAACAACTCAACGTCTACACAACTTAACAACACAACCAAATTCACGTTAAGTTACATCGGCGTTTTAGAACAACTAAGAAACCCGGAAAACCTTTGGAAAGCACTTGATGATCTGGTAAAAACAAATTCAGATTTTGCTGAAAACTTTATTTTGAAATTTGCAGGAAGAGTCGATGATAAAATCTTATATGAAATTGAAAACTCCGGTTTACAAAAGCACATTTCAAACCTGGGTTATCTTTCTCATGACAAAGCTATTGAGGAAATGGCGAATTCATCACTTTTATTAATCACTAACTTTCCTAATGAATCATCTAAAGGAATTATTCCCGGAAAGATTTTCGAATATCTGGCAACCGGAAAGCAGATTATTTCCTTTGGACCCAATGAAGCGGATGTCTCAAAAATTTTGGACGAGACCCGAGCAGGAAAACATTTCAGCTATAAGGATTCGGAAAGTATCAAGACCTTTATTTTAGAAAAGTTCGAACTGTGGAAAAACGGAAATCTATCTGAAAACACTCAAAATATTGAGCAGTTCTCAAGAAAGAATCTTACGAAGAAACTGGCTGAAATACTAAACTAA
- a CDS encoding IS1595 family transposase, which produces MLSTNIKSVFELTQIFSTEQDCIDYLEERRWEGIVESPFDSLSQVYKCNKNRYKCKNTGKYFNAKTGTMFENSKISLRKWFLAIWLVTSHKKGISSLQLARDLGITQKTAWFMLQRIRACFGIENSNELEGVVECDETFIGGKNKNRHKDKKVANSQGRSFKDKVPVMGMLQRGGKMNAFVVGDTKRNSIQPLVCRYVNPETTVLISDEWLGYTGLNKYYDHRIIDHSKKEYVSLQDNSIHTNNIEGSWNILKKSVSGMYNHVSKKHLQKYVDEFVYRFNLRKVTDQEKFRYLLSNSNVRTKYRELC; this is translated from the coding sequence ATGTTAAGTACAAATATAAAATCAGTATTTGAATTAACTCAGATTTTTTCTACTGAACAAGATTGTATTGATTATTTGGAAGAAAGAAGATGGGAAGGGATTGTTGAAAGTCCATTTGATTCACTATCACAGGTCTATAAATGCAACAAGAACCGTTACAAATGCAAGAATACTGGAAAATATTTCAATGCCAAGACAGGAACAATGTTTGAGAATTCAAAAATCAGTCTTCGTAAATGGTTTTTAGCCATCTGGCTTGTTACCTCTCATAAGAAAGGTATAAGTTCACTACAACTTGCTCGTGATTTAGGTATAACTCAAAAAACAGCTTGGTTCATGCTTCAGAGAATCAGAGCCTGTTTCGGTATTGAAAACAGCAATGAGCTTGAAGGTGTTGTTGAATGTGATGAAACTTTTATCGGTGGTAAGAATAAAAATCGTCATAAAGATAAAAAGGTAGCTAATTCACAAGGACGATCTTTCAAAGATAAAGTTCCTGTTATGGGAATGCTTCAACGTGGAGGAAAGATGAATGCATTTGTTGTTGGTGACACAAAGAGAAACAGTATTCAACCTTTGGTTTGTAGATATGTAAATCCTGAGACAACAGTGCTAATTTCAGACGAATGGCTAGGTTATACAGGATTGAACAAATACTATGATCATAGAATCATAGATCATTCTAAAAAAGAGTATGTAAGTTTACAAGACAATTCTATTCATACAAATAACATTGAAGGGAGCTGGAATATTTTAAAGAAAAGTGTTTCAGGAATGTATAATCATGTTTCTAAAAAACATCTTCAAAAATATGTTGACGAGTTTGTATATAGATTTAACTTGAGAAAGGTCACAGACCAAGAAAAATTCAGATATTTGTTATCAAATTCAAATGTCAGAACTAAATACAGAGAGCTATGTTAA
- a CDS encoding YpdA family putative bacillithiol disulfide reductase → MEVLDILIIGGGPIGLNCALEAKKNNLTYLIIEKGTIVNSLYNYPLYMRFFSTAEKLEIDTIPFISTAPKPGRQEALEYYQGIARQRNLNINLYEKVEKVSKENEIFTITTSKGEYHAKHVVISTGFYDIPNLMNIPGEDLPKVKHYYTEPYPYAKQKIVVVGSSNSAVDAALETFRKGAEVTMIVRHSEISKSVKYWVKPDIENRIAEGNIKAFFNSEMMEIKEKSVLFKDEKGIIREIENDFVLAMTGYLPDFDFLKNSGIELQGDCLKPLYNTETMETNVPNLYLAGVVCGGKDTHLWFIENSRIHAEMIVKNILSK, encoded by the coding sequence ATGGAAGTTTTGGATATTCTTATTATCGGAGGTGGACCAATCGGATTGAATTGTGCATTAGAAGCCAAAAAAAATAATCTTACCTATTTAATTATTGAAAAAGGAACTATTGTCAATTCTTTATACAATTATCCTTTATACATGCGTTTTTTCTCAACCGCTGAAAAACTGGAAATTGATACTATTCCTTTTATTTCAACGGCTCCGAAACCCGGAAGACAAGAAGCTTTAGAATATTACCAAGGAATTGCGAGACAGCGAAATCTGAACATCAATTTATACGAAAAGGTTGAAAAAGTTTCCAAAGAAAATGAAATCTTTACGATTACCACTTCAAAAGGAGAATATCATGCTAAACATGTGGTCATCTCAACCGGATTTTATGACATTCCAAATCTAATGAATATTCCCGGAGAAGACTTACCAAAAGTAAAACATTATTATACGGAACCTTATCCTTACGCAAAACAGAAAATTGTTGTGGTCGGCTCCAGTAATTCTGCTGTAGATGCGGCATTAGAAACCTTTAGAAAAGGAGCGGAAGTTACCATGATTGTCCGTCATTCCGAAATTTCTAAAAGCGTGAAGTATTGGGTAAAACCGGATATTGAAAACAGGATTGCAGAAGGAAACATTAAAGCCTTCTTTAATTCCGAAATGATGGAAATTAAGGAAAAGTCTGTACTTTTTAAAGATGAGAAAGGTATAATCCGTGAGATTGAAAATGATTTTGTTCTGGCGATGACCGGCTACCTTCCTGATTTTGATTTCCTGAAAAACTCAGGAATAGAATTGCAGGGCGATTGTCTGAAACCTCTTTACAATACGGAAACTATGGAAACCAATGTTCCTAATTTATATCTTGCCGGTGTTGTCTGCGGAGGGAAAGACACTCATCTTTGGTTTATTGAAAATTCAAGAATTCATGCAGAAATGATTGTGAAAAACATTCTTTCAAAGTAG
- a CDS encoding MFS transporter, which yields MLALVMLINRAGSMVLPFLGVYMTDHLKFSIENTGIVLSFFGIGSVIGSWLGGYITDKIGEYKVQYISLLLSVPLFCLIPVFKTEIGVATIILLQSIVSDAFRPANSVAITKYAKPENITRAFSLNRMAVNLGFSIGPALGGILSAISYEFLFFTNALAALSAGILYIIFFRKRNKLAKLKAKKVKEAIEIKKENSPYRDGKFLIYCFFCMLFSICFFQLFSTLTIFYKDTAKLSQQNIGYILGYSGFLIVLLEMGFVQIAEKYFNLAITMLLGTFICGFSYAMLAFDYSMITLVISMTLLCIGEIWTLPFMSTITALRSGENNKGAYMGLNGISFSIAFIITPYLGTLIAEKFGFTALWIGTGILATFIAIAFYFIVPWLIKDKKDLEIRE from the coding sequence ATGCTTGCATTGGTAATGCTCATCAACCGTGCAGGTTCAATGGTACTTCCTTTTTTGGGAGTTTATATGACCGATCATCTGAAATTCAGTATAGAAAATACAGGGATCGTTCTCAGCTTTTTTGGAATAGGATCGGTAATAGGATCGTGGCTGGGAGGTTATATTACAGATAAAATTGGAGAATATAAGGTTCAGTACATAAGTCTGCTATTGAGCGTTCCTTTATTTTGCTTAATTCCTGTTTTCAAAACAGAAATCGGAGTAGCGACCATTATCTTACTGCAGAGTATCGTGAGTGATGCGTTTCGTCCTGCAAACTCTGTAGCGATTACAAAATATGCGAAACCCGAAAATATTACAAGAGCCTTTTCATTAAACCGGATGGCGGTTAATTTAGGATTTTCCATAGGTCCTGCTTTGGGGGGTATTTTATCTGCTATTTCGTACGAATTTTTATTTTTTACGAATGCTTTGGCAGCTTTGTCAGCGGGAATTTTATATATTATATTTTTCAGAAAACGTAATAAACTAGCCAAACTGAAAGCGAAAAAGGTAAAAGAAGCGATTGAAATTAAAAAAGAGAATTCACCGTACCGCGATGGTAAGTTTCTGATTTACTGTTTCTTTTGTATGCTGTTCTCTATTTGTTTCTTTCAGTTATTCAGCACGTTAACGATCTTTTATAAAGATACCGCAAAATTAAGTCAGCAGAATATCGGATATATTTTAGGGTATAGCGGTTTTTTAATCGTTTTGCTTGAAATGGGATTCGTACAAATTGCAGAAAAGTATTTTAATTTGGCGATTACCATGCTGTTAGGAACTTTTATCTGCGGGTTTTCTTATGCGATGCTGGCGTTCGATTACAGCATGATTACATTAGTGATTTCCATGACGCTTCTTTGTATCGGTGAAATCTGGACCTTACCTTTTATGTCAACCATTACAGCATTGAGATCCGGAGAAAATAATAAAGGAGCTTATATGGGACTGAATGGAATTTCTTTTTCCATTGCCTTTATCATTACTCCCTATCTAGGAACTTTAATTGCTGAGAAATTCGGATTTACTGCATTGTGGATCGGAACAGGGATTTTGGCGACTTTTATTGCCATTGCCTTTTATTTTATAGTTCCCTGGCTGATTAAAGATAAAAAGGATTTAGAAATTAGAGAATAA
- a CDS encoding glutamine--tRNA ligase/YqeY domain fusion protein yields MEEEKKSLNFIEQIIEDDLANGLKKNQIRFRFPPEPNGYLHVGHTKAICINFGLGEKYNAPVNLRFDDTNPEKEEQEFVDSIMKDVEWLGFKWDKVLYASDYFQQLYDWAVQLIKEGKAYVDEQPSEVITEQRKNPAEPGIESPYRNRPVEESLDLFERMKNGEFESGSMSLRAKIDMVSPNMNMRDPVMYRILNKPHHRTGTAWKIYPMYDWAHGESDYIEQISHSLCSLEFENHRPLYNWYLDQVYEEGKVKNKQREFARMNVSYMITSKRKLQRLIAENVVNGWDDPRMPTISGMRRKGFTPTSIRNFIEKVGVAKRENLIELQLLEFCVREDLNKVAKRVMTVVDPIKLVIENYPEGQEEWLETENNPEQENAGTREIPFSRELYIEREDFKEEANNKFFRLKLGGEVRLKSAYIIKGERVEKDENGNIMTIYTTYDEKSKSGSGTEESLRKVKGTIHWVSAKHAIPVEVRNYDKLFTVEQPDAEKDVDFLNFINPESVTTIQGFAEPSLKDVAVGEPLQFQRIGYFTKDQDSTDTNFVFNRTVTLKDSYKPE; encoded by the coding sequence ATGGAAGAAGAAAAAAAATCACTCAATTTTATTGAGCAAATTATCGAAGATGATTTGGCAAACGGTCTGAAAAAAAATCAGATCCGTTTCCGTTTTCCGCCTGAACCAAACGGTTACCTGCATGTAGGTCATACAAAAGCGATCTGCATTAACTTCGGTTTGGGTGAAAAATACAATGCTCCCGTAAACCTTCGTTTCGACGATACGAACCCTGAAAAAGAGGAGCAGGAGTTCGTAGATTCTATTATGAAAGACGTTGAATGGCTAGGTTTCAAGTGGGATAAAGTTTTGTACGCATCCGATTACTTCCAGCAGCTTTACGATTGGGCAGTTCAGTTAATTAAAGAAGGAAAAGCTTATGTTGATGAGCAACCATCAGAAGTCATTACTGAGCAAAGAAAAAACCCTGCAGAACCGGGAATTGAGTCTCCATACAGAAATCGTCCTGTTGAAGAATCTTTAGATTTATTTGAAAGGATGAAAAACGGGGAATTCGAAAGCGGTTCGATGTCTCTCCGTGCAAAAATTGACATGGTCTCGCCTAATATGAACATGCGTGATCCTGTGATGTACAGAATTTTAAATAAACCTCACCACAGAACAGGTACAGCTTGGAAAATTTATCCAATGTACGACTGGGCTCATGGTGAATCCGATTATATCGAACAAATCTCTCACTCACTATGTTCTTTGGAGTTTGAAAATCACAGACCGCTGTATAACTGGTATTTAGACCAAGTATATGAAGAAGGTAAGGTTAAAAACAAGCAAAGGGAATTTGCAAGGATGAATGTTTCTTACATGATTACTTCCAAAAGAAAATTACAAAGACTGATTGCTGAAAATGTAGTGAATGGTTGGGATGATCCAAGGATGCCTACGATTTCCGGAATGAGAAGGAAAGGTTTCACACCGACTTCGATCAGGAATTTTATTGAAAAAGTAGGGGTTGCCAAAAGAGAAAACTTAATTGAACTTCAGTTATTGGAATTCTGCGTTCGTGAAGACTTGAATAAAGTGGCAAAACGTGTGATGACTGTAGTTGATCCTATTAAATTAGTTATTGAAAACTATCCTGAGGGACAGGAAGAATGGTTGGAAACTGAAAATAACCCTGAACAGGAAAATGCAGGAACCAGAGAAATTCCATTCTCAAGAGAATTATATATTGAGCGTGAGGACTTTAAGGAAGAAGCTAATAATAAGTTCTTTAGACTGAAATTAGGAGGAGAGGTTCGTTTGAAATCAGCTTATATCATCAAAGGTGAAAGAGTAGAAAAGGACGAAAACGGAAATATCATGACAATTTATACGACTTATGACGAGAAATCTAAGTCCGGAAGCGGAACTGAGGAAAGTCTGAGAAAAGTAAAAGGTACGATTCACTGGGTTTCTGCAAAACATGCGATTCCTGTGGAGGTAAGAAATTATGATAAGCTATTCACTGTAGAACAGCCTGATGCTGAGAAGGATGTGGACTTCTTAAACTTCATCAATCCGGAATCTGTAACAACAATTCAAGGATTTGCTGAACCTAGCTTAAAAGATGTGGCAGTTGGAGAACCTCTTCAATTCCAGAGAATTGGCTATTTCACGAAGGATCAGGATTCTACGGATACAAATTTTGTGTTCAATAGAACCGTGACGTTAAAAGACTCTTATAAGCCGGAGTAA
- a CDS encoding o-succinylbenzoate synthase, which translates to MTAKYSRYLLEFKRPSGTSRGVLHEKETFILEISENEKKGVGECAIFRGLSFDDRPGYEEKLQWLCENIDKDSEFLKEELKAFPSIWFGYEQAVSNLKHGENLYFPSEFTNGKASIIINGLIWMGDLHYMEEQIQDKLEKGFHCIKLKIGVDWESEHKVLQKLRQKFSKEMLELRVDANGGFTKEEAKIVLKQLADLNIHSIEQPIKAGNWSEMTELCAETQTPIALDEELIGVIDFSEKKKLLETIRPQYIILKPALVGGFEGCDEWISLAEQRNIGWWITSALESNIGLNAIAQYTFIKNNKIPQGLGTGGLFTNNFATQLELKGEELSFILKCKH; encoded by the coding sequence ATGACAGCAAAATATTCAAGATATTTATTAGAATTCAAACGCCCGAGTGGAACATCTCGCGGCGTTTTGCATGAAAAGGAAACCTTTATCCTGGAAATCTCGGAAAACGAAAAAAAAGGAGTAGGTGAATGTGCGATTTTCAGAGGACTGAGTTTCGATGATAGACCCGGGTATGAAGAAAAGCTGCAGTGGCTTTGTGAAAATATCGATAAAGATTCTGAATTTTTAAAAGAGGAATTAAAAGCATTTCCTTCCATTTGGTTCGGATATGAACAGGCTGTTTCCAATCTAAAACATGGAGAGAATCTTTATTTTCCAAGTGAGTTTACGAATGGGAAAGCTTCTATTATCATCAACGGTTTGATCTGGATGGGAGACCTTCATTATATGGAAGAGCAAATTCAGGATAAACTGGAAAAAGGTTTCCATTGTATTAAATTAAAAATAGGAGTCGACTGGGAATCGGAACATAAAGTTCTTCAAAAATTAAGACAAAAATTTTCAAAAGAAATGTTGGAACTTCGCGTTGATGCCAATGGTGGATTTACCAAAGAAGAGGCGAAAATTGTTTTGAAGCAACTGGCAGATTTGAATATTCATTCTATCGAACAGCCTATTAAAGCTGGAAACTGGAGCGAAATGACAGAATTATGTGCTGAAACTCAGACTCCGATTGCTTTGGATGAAGAATTAATAGGGGTTATCGATTTCAGCGAAAAGAAAAAATTACTGGAAACCATACGACCACAATATATTATCTTGAAACCTGCCTTAGTCGGCGGTTTTGAAGGTTGTGATGAATGGATTTCCCTTGCTGAACAACGAAATATCGGCTGGTGGATTACTTCTGCATTAGAAAGTAACATTGGCCTGAATGCCATTGCCCAGTATACTTTCATCAAAAATAATAAAATACCACAAGGATTAGGAACCGGTGGGTTGTTTACCAATAACTTTGCTACTCAGTTAGAACTTAAAGGGGAAGAGCTGAGCTTTATCTTAAAATGTAAGCACTAA
- the fbp gene encoding class 1 fructose-bisphosphatase, which yields MSEQPLQTLGEFLIDKQEDFQYSTGEFSRLLSAIRLASKVVNREVNKAGIVDITGAAGNQNIQGEEQQKLDVIANEIFITALSQREVVCGIASEENDDFIDIKCGENGHLSKYVVLIDPLDGSSNIDVNVSVGTIFSIYRRVTEPGTPVQLEDFLQKGVNQIAAGYVIYGSSTMIVYTTGNGVNGFTLDPSLGTYYLSHPNMQFPKTGKIYSINEGNYIKFPQGVKNYLKYCQMEEGDRPYTSRYIGSLVADFHRNMLKGGIYIYPSYSQAPNGKLRLLYECNPMAFLAEQAGGKATDGFRRILEIEPTELHQRIPFFCGSIDMVEKAEEFMRIDSVK from the coding sequence ATGTCAGAGCAACCATTACAGACTTTAGGAGAGTTTCTTATTGATAAACAGGAAGATTTTCAGTATTCAACAGGGGAGTTTTCCCGTCTTCTGAGTGCAATAAGATTGGCGTCGAAAGTGGTAAACAGAGAAGTAAATAAAGCAGGAATTGTTGATATTACAGGTGCTGCCGGAAACCAAAATATTCAGGGTGAGGAACAGCAGAAACTGGATGTGATTGCCAATGAGATTTTTATTACGGCTTTGTCTCAAAGAGAGGTTGTTTGTGGAATTGCTTCAGAGGAAAATGATGATTTTATTGATATTAAATGCGGAGAAAACGGGCATTTGAGTAAATATGTTGTACTGATTGATCCCTTAGACGGTTCTTCAAATATTGATGTGAATGTTTCTGTGGGAACCATTTTTTCAATTTACAGAAGAGTTACGGAACCCGGAACTCCGGTTCAGTTGGAAGACTTTTTACAAAAAGGAGTTAATCAGATTGCGGCAGGTTATGTAATCTATGGTTCTTCAACAATGATTGTGTATACAACAGGGAATGGGGTGAACGGATTTACATTGGATCCGTCTTTGGGCACTTATTACCTTTCTCATCCGAATATGCAGTTTCCGAAAACAGGTAAAATTTATTCTATTAATGAAGGAAACTACATCAAATTTCCTCAAGGCGTAAAAAATTACCTTAAATATTGTCAGATGGAAGAGGGAGACAGACCTTATACTTCAAGATATATAGGTTCGTTGGTTGCCGATTTCCACAGAAATATGCTGAAAGGTGGAATTTATATTTATCCATCTTATTCACAGGCTCCAAACGGAAAGTTGAGATTGCTGTATGAGTGCAATCCTATGGCTTTCCTTGCTGAACAAGCGGGTGGAAAAGCAACAGACGGCTTCAGGAGGATTTTGGAAATTGAGCCGACAGAGCTTCATCAAAGAATTCCTTTCTTCTGCGGAAGCATCGATATGGTAGAAAAAGCAGAAGAGTTTATGCGAATCGATAGCGTAAAATAA
- a CDS encoding aspartate kinase: MKIFKFGGASVKDAESVKNVSMVLKSQGFAKCLLVISAMGKTTNELEKVVELYFKKDGYQTEIEKIKRKHIEIAEGLFPENHAVFAEINLFFDDIDSFLRRNKSPNYSFVYDQVVSCGEMISTKIVSEYLNEIQFTNQWLDARDYVKTDNSYREGIVDWAKTEEFISQLSKEMCYVTQGFIGSDENNFTVTLGREGSDYSAAIFAYCLNADAMTIWKDVPGVMTGDPRKFQDVTLLSNISYEEAIEMAYYGASVIHPKTLQPLQQKNIPFYVKSFVDPTKEGTKVGASDQNQHEESYILKENQTLLKIFTRDFSFIAEDHMSLIFGYLSKYKIKVSLMQNSAISLALCLEDKFNTIDELNNELQKVFETEVIKNVSLFTVRNAKMENIGKFYQEKSVLLEQISKNTLQMVTK; the protein is encoded by the coding sequence ATGAAAATTTTCAAGTTTGGTGGAGCATCAGTAAAGGATGCAGAAAGTGTAAAAAATGTATCCATGGTGTTAAAAAGCCAGGGATTTGCAAAATGTTTGCTGGTCATTTCAGCAATGGGCAAAACAACTAATGAACTGGAAAAAGTTGTAGAACTTTATTTCAAGAAAGACGGCTATCAAACTGAAATTGAAAAGATAAAACGAAAACACATTGAGATTGCGGAAGGTTTATTTCCTGAAAATCACGCAGTTTTTGCAGAAATCAACTTATTCTTTGATGATATTGATTCTTTTTTAAGAAGAAACAAATCTCCAAACTATAGCTTTGTTTATGACCAAGTTGTCAGCTGTGGAGAAATGATCTCTACAAAAATTGTAAGTGAATATTTAAATGAAATTCAGTTTACCAACCAATGGCTGGATGCCAGAGACTATGTAAAAACAGACAATTCTTACAGAGAAGGAATTGTAGACTGGGCAAAGACCGAAGAGTTTATTTCTCAACTAAGTAAAGAAATGTGCTATGTAACCCAGGGTTTCATTGGATCTGATGAAAATAATTTCACGGTAACATTAGGAAGAGAAGGTTCGGATTATTCTGCCGCAATCTTTGCCTATTGTTTAAATGCAGATGCCATGACAATCTGGAAAGACGTTCCCGGGGTAATGACCGGCGACCCGAGAAAATTCCAGGATGTAACTTTGCTTTCCAATATATCTTATGAGGAAGCCATAGAAATGGCCTATTACGGAGCAAGTGTTATTCACCCGAAAACATTGCAGCCGCTTCAGCAAAAAAACATTCCTTTCTATGTAAAATCTTTCGTAGATCCTACAAAAGAAGGAACAAAGGTGGGAGCATCGGATCAAAATCAGCACGAAGAATCCTATATTTTAAAAGAAAATCAAACTTTATTGAAAATCTTTACCAGAGACTTCTCTTTCATTGCAGAAGATCACATGAGTTTAATTTTCGGATATTTATCTAAATATAAAATCAAAGTTTCTTTGATGCAGAATTCGGCAATTTCACTAGCTTTATGTCTGGAAGACAAATTCAATACTATTGATGAGCTAAATAATGAACTGCAAAAAGTATTTGAAACAGAAGTTATAAAAAATGTATCTTTATTTACCGTAAGAAATGCGAAGATGGAGAACATTGGTAAATTTTACCAAGAAAAAAGTGTATTATTGGAGCAGATTTCGAAGAATACACTTCAAATGGTAACAAAATAA